A window from Prosthecochloris marina encodes these proteins:
- a CDS encoding CAP domain-containing protein has protein sequence MQFTSLQEDEKASYLDALEKEVILHLNMARTDPEKYARQYILPRTCYFTGNIYHDPRNPQFENGYRTREGLTAVRECVNAMKRVSPAGVLFPSERISIVAQSHASYMSRTGKTGHRGPDGSKPGTRLRQFGNWRITGENISYGFNTAIEIVASLLVDDGVPNRKHRSIILDPEFSIVGVAIEPHPVYDYVCVINFAGV, from the coding sequence TTGCAGTTCACATCGTTACAGGAGGATGAAAAGGCAAGTTATCTCGATGCATTGGAAAAAGAGGTCATCCTTCACCTGAACATGGCTCGCACCGATCCGGAAAAATACGCACGGCAATATATTTTGCCGAGGACATGCTATTTCACAGGAAACATCTATCATGATCCCCGAAATCCGCAATTCGAAAACGGGTACCGGACCCGCGAAGGTTTAACAGCAGTTCGAGAATGCGTCAATGCCATGAAGAGAGTAAGTCCGGCGGGAGTCCTTTTTCCATCTGAAAGAATATCAATTGTTGCTCAATCACATGCCAGCTACATGTCCCGCACCGGCAAAACCGGGCACAGAGGACCGGACGGATCAAAACCCGGAACCCGTCTCAGGCAATTCGGCAATTGGAGGATTACCGGAGAAAACATCTCCTACGGCTTTAACACAGCCATTGAAATCGTCGCCTCCCTTCTCGTCGATGACGGAGTACCCAACAGAAAGCACCGAAGCATCATCCTGGACCCGGAGTTCAGCATTGTCGGCGTCGCCATCGAACCCCACCCCGTCTACGACTATGTCTGTGTGATCAATTTTGCTGGCGTATAA
- a CDS encoding methyltransferase family protein: protein MFVNNNSITPAVRIGIVRRFIQILVLFGILSAVLLFSSGHTDWLWAWVFIGIYIGSTVFNSIALLKRRPEIIAERSMTQIEHGWEKLIGGLWALLYFLAVPLIAGLDMRYGWSADIPLNVHIVGVICFFAGTGLFSWALLENAFFTTASRIQKERGQTVCMSGPYQYIRHPGYLGAIIQSFAAPMLLGSFWALIPGFLSALLMIVRTKMEDKMLRQELIGYEAYAQRTKYRVFPGIW from the coding sequence ATGTTTGTCAACAATAACTCCATTACTCCTGCAGTCAGGATTGGTATCGTCAGGCGTTTCATCCAAATTCTGGTTTTGTTCGGTATCCTTTCAGCAGTTCTCCTTTTCTCGTCCGGACACACTGATTGGCTATGGGCCTGGGTTTTCATCGGTATATACATTGGTAGCACGGTTTTCAACTCGATAGCTCTTCTCAAGCGGAGACCGGAGATCATTGCTGAACGCAGTATGACCCAAATAGAGCATGGCTGGGAGAAATTGATCGGTGGACTTTGGGCGCTATTGTATTTTCTTGCTGTTCCATTGATAGCAGGTCTTGATATGCGTTATGGGTGGAGTGCTGATATACCCTTAAACGTTCATATTGTCGGGGTAATCTGCTTTTTTGCCGGCACTGGATTATTCAGTTGGGCCCTTCTCGAAAATGCTTTCTTTACAACAGCGTCTCGTATTCAGAAAGAGCGGGGGCAAACGGTGTGCATGTCCGGTCCTTATCAGTACATTCGTCATCCCGGCTATCTTGGTGCTATCATCCAGAGTTTCGCTGCTCCGATGCTTTTAGGCTCGTTCTGGGCGCTCATACCCGGGTTTCTGTCCGCCCTCCTGATGATTGTAAGGACGAAAATGGAAGACAAGATGTTACGACAGGAGCTCATTGGTTACGAAGCTTACGCACAACGAACGAAGTATCGAGTATTTCCCGGTATCTGGTGA